Proteins from one Erpetoichthys calabaricus chromosome 11, fErpCal1.3, whole genome shotgun sequence genomic window:
- the thg1l gene encoding probable tRNA(His) guanylyltransferase isoform X1 produces MQLMWHLNSLTDLILPTTLRILKPWFKRRASNTFSPVSLFTTSCGGSMAKTKFEYVRKFETDDTCLRNCWIVVRLDGRNFHKFAEDHKFKKPNDDRAIHLMTRCAQAVMECLEDIVVAYGQSDEYSFVFKKESNWFKRRASKFMTHVASHFSSSYVFYWKDYFHDQELLYPPGFDGRVILYPSDQNLRDYLSWRQADCHVNNLYNTVFWNLVLKGGLTNTQAEERLRGTLSSDKNEILFSEFSINYNNEPLMYRKGTVLVWTKEVETRTKNAKGSGEEKGNDIVVEKSVKKATPLHCDLIGDKFWEEHPDILMDH; encoded by the exons ATGCAGCTGATGTGGCACTTGAACAGTCTGACTGACCTCATCTTACCGACCACGCTGCGAATCCTGAAGCCGTGGTTTAAGAGAAGGGCATCCAACACATTTTCCCCAGTCAGCCTTTTCACCACCAGCTGTGGAGGTTCAATGGCGAAGACCAAATTCGAGTATGTACGAAAATTTGAGACTGACGACACCTGCCTAAGGAACTGCTGGATTGTGGTTCGATTAGATGGGAGAAATTTCCACAA GTTTGCAGAGGACCACAAATTTAAAAAGCCTAATGATGATCGTGCCATCCACCTTATGACACGGTGTGCTCAGGCTGTAATGGAGTGTTTAGAAGACATTGTGGTTGCTTATGGACAAAGTGATGAGTACAGTTTTGTTTTCAAGAAGGAGTCTAACTGGTTTAAAAGAAGAGCGAG CAAGTTCATGACACACGTGGCTTCTCATTTTTCTTCAAGCTATGTTTTTTACTGGAAGGACTATTTTCATGACCAGGAGCTGCTTTACCCACCAGGGTTTGATGGAAGAGTAATTTTGTACCCAAGTGATCAGAACCTCCGAGACTATCTGAGCTGGAGACAGGCTGATT GTCACGTAAATAACCTTTACAACACTGTCTTCTGGAACCTTGTGCTAAAGGGAGGATTAACAAACACACAGGCTGAGGAAAGACTGAGG GGCACTCTTTCATCTGATAAAAATGAGATTTTGTTTTCTGAGTTCAGCATAAACTACAACAATGAGCCTTTGATGTACAGAAAAGGCACTGTGCTTGTTTGGACAAAG GAGGTTGAGACTAGAACAAAAAATGCCAAAGGTTCAGGGGAGGAGAAGGGGAATGACATTGTGGTTGAGAAAAGTGTGAAGAAGGCAACACCACTGCATTGTGACCTTATTGGAGACAAGTTTTGGGAGGAGCACCCAGATATTTTAATGGATCACTGA
- the thg1l gene encoding probable tRNA(His) guanylyltransferase isoform X3 gives MDKVMSTVLFSRRSLTGLKEERGFDGRVILYPSDQNLRDYLSWRQADCHVNNLYNTVFWNLVLKGGLTNTQAEERLRGTLSSDKNEILFSEFSINYNNEPLMYRKGTVLVWTKEVETRTKNAKGSGEEKGNDIVVEKSVKKATPLHCDLIGDKFWEEHPDILMDH, from the exons ATGGACAAAGTGATGAGTACAGTTTTGTTTTCAAGAAGGAGTCTAACTGGTTTAAAAGAAGAGCGAG GGTTTGATGGAAGAGTAATTTTGTACCCAAGTGATCAGAACCTCCGAGACTATCTGAGCTGGAGACAGGCTGATT GTCACGTAAATAACCTTTACAACACTGTCTTCTGGAACCTTGTGCTAAAGGGAGGATTAACAAACACACAGGCTGAGGAAAGACTGAGG GGCACTCTTTCATCTGATAAAAATGAGATTTTGTTTTCTGAGTTCAGCATAAACTACAACAATGAGCCTTTGATGTACAGAAAAGGCACTGTGCTTGTTTGGACAAAG GAGGTTGAGACTAGAACAAAAAATGCCAAAGGTTCAGGGGAGGAGAAGGGGAATGACATTGTGGTTGAGAAAAGTGTGAAGAAGGCAACACCACTGCATTGTGACCTTATTGGAGACAAGTTTTGGGAGGAGCACCCAGATATTTTAATGGATCACTGA
- the thg1l gene encoding probable tRNA(His) guanylyltransferase isoform X2 — MWHLNSLTDLILPTTLRILKPWFKRRASNTFSPVSLFTTSCGGSMAKTKFEYVRKFETDDTCLRNCWIVVRLDGRNFHKFAEDHKFKKPNDDRAIHLMTRCAQAVMECLEDIVVAYGQSDEYSFVFKKESNWFKRRASKFMTHVASHFSSSYVFYWKDYFHDQELLYPPGFDGRVILYPSDQNLRDYLSWRQADCHVNNLYNTVFWNLVLKGGLTNTQAEERLRGTLSSDKNEILFSEFSINYNNEPLMYRKGTVLVWTKEVETRTKNAKGSGEEKGNDIVVEKSVKKATPLHCDLIGDKFWEEHPDILMDH; from the exons ATGTGGCACTTGAACAGTCTGACTGACCTCATCTTACCGACCACGCTGCGAATCCTGAAGCCGTGGTTTAAGAGAAGGGCATCCAACACATTTTCCCCAGTCAGCCTTTTCACCACCAGCTGTGGAGGTTCAATGGCGAAGACCAAATTCGAGTATGTACGAAAATTTGAGACTGACGACACCTGCCTAAGGAACTGCTGGATTGTGGTTCGATTAGATGGGAGAAATTTCCACAA GTTTGCAGAGGACCACAAATTTAAAAAGCCTAATGATGATCGTGCCATCCACCTTATGACACGGTGTGCTCAGGCTGTAATGGAGTGTTTAGAAGACATTGTGGTTGCTTATGGACAAAGTGATGAGTACAGTTTTGTTTTCAAGAAGGAGTCTAACTGGTTTAAAAGAAGAGCGAG CAAGTTCATGACACACGTGGCTTCTCATTTTTCTTCAAGCTATGTTTTTTACTGGAAGGACTATTTTCATGACCAGGAGCTGCTTTACCCACCAGGGTTTGATGGAAGAGTAATTTTGTACCCAAGTGATCAGAACCTCCGAGACTATCTGAGCTGGAGACAGGCTGATT GTCACGTAAATAACCTTTACAACACTGTCTTCTGGAACCTTGTGCTAAAGGGAGGATTAACAAACACACAGGCTGAGGAAAGACTGAGG GGCACTCTTTCATCTGATAAAAATGAGATTTTGTTTTCTGAGTTCAGCATAAACTACAACAATGAGCCTTTGATGTACAGAAAAGGCACTGTGCTTGTTTGGACAAAG GAGGTTGAGACTAGAACAAAAAATGCCAAAGGTTCAGGGGAGGAGAAGGGGAATGACATTGTGGTTGAGAAAAGTGTGAAGAAGGCAACACCACTGCATTGTGACCTTATTGGAGACAAGTTTTGGGAGGAGCACCCAGATATTTTAATGGATCACTGA